The sequence below is a genomic window from Tenacibaculum tangerinum.
GCTATCAATATATTTTTGTTGATCCTCTTTGCTTTCTTTTATTTTGTTTGCAATGTCTCTGTAAACATCGGGTTCTGTATATTTTAACCCTAAATCTTCTAGTTCGGTTTTTATATTATAAAGTCCTAAACGGTGTGCAAGTGGAGCATAGATATATAAGGTTTCAGAAGCTATTTTTACCTGCTTATAATCTGGCATAGCATCCATAGTTTGCATATTGTGCAATCTGTCGGCTATTTTAATAAGTATTACTCTAACATCATCGTGCAGCGTAAGCAGCATTTTCCTGAAATTCTCTGCTTGTATAGAGTAGTCTTGCTCTTGTTTTAGGTTCGATATTTTGGTTAATCCGCTTACAATACGAGCAATATTTTCTCCAAACAACCGCTCCATATCATCTAAGGTATAGTGCGTGTCTTCAACAACGTCATGTAATAAAGCAGCAGCAATAGATGTGGCTCCTAAACCAATTTCGTCTGCAACTATTTTAGCTACAGCAATGGGATGGAAGATATAAGGCTCTCCTGATTTTCTTCGTTGCTTTGAATGTGCTTCTACTGCAATTTCAAACGCTTTACGGATTAATTTTTTATCATTTATAGATAATGTTTGATAGGTACCTTTTAACAAGTTTTTATACCTATTGGCAATTTCTTTATTCTCTTCTTCTATCGTTGCATTATAATTCATACAATAAAACTCTTTTGCTTAAAACGGGGTTTAAAATAAAAGTACTGTAAAGAATTATATTGAGCAAGTTTTGATTCAAAATGTTTGTGAATAATTTTAACTAATCTTTGCTTGAATATTCAGGATTTTTGCGATAAGTAGCATGCATATATTATTTAGCAACGTAAAAAATCAGAGGAGACAAAATTTACCGCGAGTCACCTTAAAATATCATGCTTCATACTATTTGAGCATCTAGTATTACATTGATCGGAGTTTTTTTATTCTTCAGGCAACCTTTTTACAAATCTAGTAGTCTATATATTTGTAAGGCTATAAAAAAAACTAACTATTGATTTGAAAATTATTTCATTACATAACAAAGAAAGTTCGCTCATTAAACAAGCAAAAAAGCAAAGTAGAGATGCCCAGCAACAACTATTTGATAGATACGCTCCAAAAATGTTGGGAGTTTGTAGGCAGTATGTTAAAGACTTACATCACGCAGAAGATTTAATGTTACAAGGTTTTTTTAAAGTTTTTACCAATATTGAAAAGTTTAAAGAGAAAGGGAGTTTTGAAGGGTGGATTCGTAAAATAATGGTAAATACGTGTATTAGTTATTTGCGGAAAAAGAATCCAGTTCACGTATCGGATGAAGAATTTGTTTTTAATGAGGTAGCAACTAAAAGCCTTGAAAATACATCGGTAGAAGATATACAAAAGTTAATAGATGAATTACCTGAGGGGTATAAGTTGGTTTTTAACTTATACGCTATTGAAGGCTATAAACACTCAGAGATTGCAGAAAGATTGCAAATTTCTGAAAGTACCTCAAAGTCACAATTATTTAAAGCCCGTAAATGCTTACAAGCTAATTACGAGAAAATTAATCAAATAAGAAATGTCAAGCAATAATATTGATAAGCATATAGCAGAAAAGCTACAAAATAGAGAACTCAAGCCATCTAACTCAGCATGGGAAAGGTTAGAGGATCGTTTAGATAATGAAGAAGCTATAAAGAAAAGAAACTGGTTTTTATATATAGGTTATGCTGCAGGTTTGGCTTTACTTATAAGTTTTGGAGTTTTTTACTTTAAAGACTCTGATTCACAAAAAAACATTGAAAAGGTAATCGTTAATATTCCGATTGATACATTAAATATCAATAATAAAGGTATAGAAGAACTTATTAAAGAAACCGATGAAGTTGTGGTAAAACTAGAAGAAAACAAACAAGAGGAACGATTTCAAGACAAAAAGAAACCGATTGTTGAAACAAAGAAACCAGTATTAAAAGAAGAAGTAGCTTATGAAAATATTCAGAATGAAAAACTGCCAAAAGAAGAAGTGGTAGTCGCAGAATTGAATAAATCAGTAATAAAAAAGAAAAACTCAAACTCAAGAATAAAAGTAAATAGCGATGATTTGTTATTTTCAGTAACACATACTCCTGAAGAAATTGAAGAATATTACGCAAAGCACAGGTTGAAACGAGAAGATGTGCTAAAAACTATTGAAGACGAGCTAAAAAAGTCAAACTTAAAAATAGATCCTAATACTATTTTAGCAGAAGTTGAAAGAACGATTGATGATGAAGAGTTTAAAGGAGACTTTATGCAAAAATTAAAATCGAAAATATCTGACATTGCTATTGCAATTGTTGATAGAAATAAATAAAAGCGCCTATTTAATTATCGATAATTAACCATTCCAATTTATTATCAGTTTAATTTAAAATTATAAAAATGAAAAGAATACTATTATTAGTGTTGTTTGTAACAACTATTGCCCAATCTCAAGAAAAAGTATTTGAAAAAGAAGTAAAGAAAATTTCAATACGTATTGATAGCATTACCAAGCAGCAAAAAGACTCTTTAAAAATAAAAGTAAAAGAGATTAATGAGAAATTAGAAAAGAGTAAAATATCGTTTGATGAAGCAACAGTATTAAAAAAAGAAGCAGCGGCATACCATGCAGCTCAAATAGAGAAAGAAGTAAGTATACAAGAACTAGAATTACAGCAACTGGTACAAGAAAAAGTTGAGGGTAAAATAATAGGCAGTGAAGACAGCGTAAGCGAAAATGTTTTTAGTATCGGAGGGGCTAAGTTTAAGTTAGACTTATCTAAGAATAAACAAGATGACGTAGAAAAGGAAAGAAAAAGAAGAAGAAAGAGAACCACTACGCAGTTCGTTTTTGCTTTAGGTACAAATAATACGTTGCTAAATAATACACTAAGTTCTTTAGAAAATTCAGATTACAAATTTTGGGAATCGCACTTCTACGAAGTAGGTTTTACTTGGAAAACACGTTTATCAAAACAACCATCTAAAACATATTTTAAATACGGTTTCTCTTTTCTGTGGAATAATTTAAGAGCCAAAAACAATCAATATCACGTTGTAAATGGAAATGAAACAAGCTTGAGTATTCATCCAGAACAACTTTCTGAAAGTAGGTTACGTCATGTACAAATGACATTTCCGATGCATCTAGAATTTGATTTTTCTAAAAACAGGAAGTATTCTGATGGAGAAATTGTTGATAGAACACATCAAAGCTTTCAGGTTGGACTAGGTGGCTTCTTTGGTTTCAAACTAGGAACTCGCCAATATTTAGAATACAAAAACATACAAGGGGTTACGATTGAAGAAGTTCAGAAGAATAACTTTTATATGAATACATTTAATTACGGGTTAAGTGCTTATGTTGCTTACCAAGGTATTGGATTATATGCTAAATATGATTTAAACCCTTTGTTCAAAAATACTAACACTAGGAACATCTCATTAGGTCTTCGATTTGATATTAATTAAGAATAAGAAGGCATTTTAGTTGCTTGCCAGTTATTTAATTCAATAGAATTTGTTTATGCAGCAAAAAGCAGTATATTTGCAGGCTTAAAAATAAATTTTAAATAATTTAATTATGAATCATTACGAAACTGTTTTCATTTTGAATCCCGTTTTATCTGAAACTCAGATAAAGGAAACAGTAAAAAAGTTTGAGGACTATTTACTTTCTAAAGGTGCAGAAATGATTTCTAAAGAAGATTGGGGCTTGAAAAAATTAGCATACCCAATCGAAAAGAAAAAAAGTGGATTTTACCACTTATTTGAGTACAAAGTAGCAGGTGATGCCATTGCTCCGTTTGAATTAGAGTTTAGACGTGACGATAGCGTTATGCGTTATTTAACTGTAAAGTTAGATAAGCACGCTGCAGCTTGGGCTGAAAAGAGAAGAAACCGTGTTAAATCTGCAAAAAAGTAAGAAATGGCATCTATAGAACAACAAGCAAAAGGAAATAAGCAAGGAGAAGTACGTTACTTAACTCCGCTTGATATCGAAACTAAAAAGGAAGCTAAATACTGTCGTTTCAAGAAAAACGGTATTAAATACATCGATTACAAAGATGCAGACTTCTTAATGTATTTAGTAAATGAGCAAGGTAAAATTTTACCAAGACGTTTAACAGGAACATCATTAAAATATCAACGTAAAGTGGCACAAGCTATTAAAAGAGCTCGTCACTTAGCTTTAATGCCTTACGTTGGAGATATGTTAAAATAATAAAGAAGTAGAAACATGGAATTGATATTAAAACAAGACGTAGAAAACTTAGGTTTTAAAGACGATGTTGTAACTGTTAAGAATGGTTACGGACGTAATTACCTAATACCTCAAGGATATGCAATTTTAGCTACTTCTTCAGCTAAAAAAGTGTTAGCAGAAAACTTAAAGCAACGTGCTTATAAAGAAGCTAAATTGATAGAAGATGCTAATAAAGTGGCAGAAACTATCAAAGGTTATGAAATTAAAATAGCTTCTAAAGTAGGTTCAGGAGATAAATTATTTGGTTCAGTAAACAACATTGATGTTGCCAATGCGTTAGCTAAAGCAGGAACTGAAATCGATAAGAAATTTATCAAAGTTACTGGAGGTAACGTAAAGAGATTAGGAAAATACAACGCTTCTGTACGTTTACACAGAACTGTTGTAGCTGATATTGTATTTGAAGTAGTTGCAGAAAACAACTAAGTTTTTGATACACATTCTTAAAGTAAAGAGGCTGCCTGAAAAGTAATTTCAGGCAGTTTTTTAATTTCAGTCAATAAAAAAACCGTTTTTGACATCATTATCGCATATTCCAAGGCTTTAATCATTTTATGAATGAGCCTACTAAAAACTAAAAACTAAAAACTCATAATTCGTAATTCATAATTCCTAATTGAAACAAAAATCTTATAAGAACCCTTTTTCTTTAGCTATTAAAATCAAATCGCGGTCATCAGAATTATCAACGCCAAATAGCTTCGCCATATGTCGTTTTCTTTTTTGTACGGCAGCCAATGATAACGGAAGAATATTAGGTAGTTTGTTAACACGATTGCCAATAGACAATTCATACAAAATTTTTCGATCTAAATCATCCAAGAAATAATCTTTCGAAACTTCACTCCGCATTACTTTCATCACCGTTTTACTGTAATAAGGAGGGTCGTTGAGCACCGTATTGATCGCCTGCACTAACTCAACAGGAGTAATGTCGTTTTTAACTAAAAAACCATCAGGATTTACATTTTTTAAAATGCTGTGCACCCGATAATTATCGTTAAACGTAGTAGAGACGATAATTTTAGATTCAGGGAGTTTTTCATTGATAATTAAGCCTAGATCTTCACCCGACAAAATTCCTTTTTCCTCAAGCGGAGGGAGGCTAATATCTAAAAATATAATTTCAAAATGTTGCTTGGTAAACGTATACTCTTCGATAATTTTATCAGCATCACCACAATTGTCAACGATCTCAATGTGAAAAGAAATGTTTTTATTCTGACTTTCAATAAAAGAAAAAGCACTTTTATAGGCTTCTGATATGAGAGGGTGATCGTCAATAATTAAAGCATGATACTCTTTACTGTACATCATATAATCTAAAAGGAATTTTAATAACAAGCGTAGTTCCACGATGCGGTTTAGATATAAACTCTAAATCACCACCTAGTTTTTGTACCCTTGTTGTAATATTTTTTATACCAATTCCCTTTTTCTTTTTCGTAATATCGAAACCAATTCCGTCGTCTTTCAACGAAATAAGAAGTTCTTTATCATTTTTTGAGACGTCTAAGATAACACTTTTTGCTTTGGCATGCTTAATAATGTTTTGCAATGCTTCTTGAACAATACGATATATATTCGCTTTGGTGATGTTATCAATCTCATCCCAAGGAATAGTTTTCTCAGAATTAAGCTCATACCTAAAATTACCAATAGCACTTTTATCTTTTAAAAGTTCTGATAATAGGGTGGTAAAGTTAATACTCGAGTTGTCAAAACTATCACTTAATTTATGCGATACATCTCTAATTTCTTTTTCAATTTCTTGCAGCTCATCCAAATATGTTTGGTGTTTTTCTTGCGTTTCAGGCTGCATTTGCATAGCTAAAAACCCCAAACTTACCCGAGTACCAAAAAGTTTCCCTAGAACCCCATCGTGTAACTCTGCCGAAATACGATTGCGCTCGTTAATGCGTTCTTTTTCTAATTTAGCCTGCTGTTGTAGGGTTAATAGATATACCTCTTCATTGGCTTTTTGTTGTGCAGCTTCGAATTTTAATTTTTCGTTTTTAGCTTTTTGCACTCGTAAAAAATAGAACAAACTTAAAATTAAGAGTCCCCCTATACTGGTTACAAGTATCCAGATACGTTGTTGGTTTAAACGTTCGGCTTCTGCAATATACTCGTCGGTTTCGAACTCTATGCGGGTAAATTTGTTTTGTATTCTACGTTCGGCACTAATCAGGCTGTCGTTAAATTCAATATAACGGTCTAAGTATTTTTTAGTATTTTTTGAGTCTAAATTTGCGAGTTGATTTAAGGTTGTTAAATAGTCGCCTCCATTTTTTAATTCTTTCGCCAATACATTGGCTTCTTGCGCATATTGTAAGGCTTTGGTAGTATCTTTGATATATTTATAATAATCGGAAATATGGATTTTTGAGGTTAATACTCCTCCTTTATTTTTTAAGCTGTCTCTTAAAAATAATGATTTGAAAAAATCCCTCTTAATACCTATTGTGTCTTTTGAAAGAAGTTTGCAATAGGCCCTATTATCAAGAACTCTAGCATAACTCATCGCTTTAGTATTATTTTTTAGAGCTTTATTATAATAGTCAAGAGCTTTATCATATTGTTTTTTTTTCAGATAGATATTGCCTATATTATTATATACTGGAATGTATTTCGGCTTAGATTTTTCTTCGTCAAGTTCTTTTAGGTATGATAAACACTTTTCATAGTACTTTAAAGCCATATCATATTCTTTGATATCTTTTTGTAATAATCCTAAATAATTGTATGCTGAATATAAGTATTCATAGTTTTTTAATTCATTAAAAAGTTTTATGGCTTCAATACTTAGGATTTCGCTACCTATATAATCCCTATATCTGCCTTTTATGTTTGCCA
It includes:
- a CDS encoding RNA polymerase sigma factor; this translates as MKIISLHNKESSLIKQAKKQSRDAQQQLFDRYAPKMLGVCRQYVKDLHHAEDLMLQGFFKVFTNIEKFKEKGSFEGWIRKIMVNTCISYLRKKNPVHVSDEEFVFNEVATKSLENTSVEDIQKLIDELPEGYKLVFNLYAIEGYKHSEIAERLQISESTSKSQLFKARKCLQANYEKINQIRNVKQ
- a CDS encoding response regulator; its protein translation is MMYSKEYHALIIDDHPLISEAYKSAFSFIESQNKNISFHIEIVDNCGDADKIIEEYTFTKQHFEIIFLDISLPPLEEKGILSGEDLGLIINEKLPESKIIVSTTFNDNYRVHSILKNVNPDGFLVKNDITPVELVQAINTVLNDPPYYSKTVMKVMRSEVSKDYFLDDLDRKILYELSIGNRVNKLPNILPLSLAAVQKRKRHMAKLFGVDNSDDRDLILIAKEKGFL
- the rplI gene encoding 50S ribosomal protein L9, which gives rise to MELILKQDVENLGFKDDVVTVKNGYGRNYLIPQGYAILATSSAKKVLAENLKQRAYKEAKLIEDANKVAETIKGYEIKIASKVGSGDKLFGSVNNIDVANALAKAGTEIDKKFIKVTGGNVKRLGKYNASVRLHRTVVADIVFEVVAENN
- the rpsF gene encoding 30S ribosomal protein S6, which codes for MNHYETVFILNPVLSETQIKETVKKFEDYLLSKGAEMISKEDWGLKKLAYPIEKKKSGFYHLFEYKVAGDAIAPFELEFRRDDSVMRYLTVKLDKHAAAWAEKRRNRVKSAKK
- a CDS encoding tetratricopeptide repeat-containing sensor histidine kinase, coding for MEFHFPFFAPLCCFSFFFQETTQQDSIEIWLKEAKKKNLDDSSRKQLLLKSYNYITNHHKKLPLELSSIAYEYYKLKDTTNFFKVNKKALELATKINNTYALGDVNWNYATYYVKLEMYDKGYLHFDKAYQNFIKGGFKDEASKILFGMANIKGRYRDYIGSEILSIEAIKLFNELKNYEYLYSAYNYLGLLQKDIKEYDMALKYYEKCLSYLKELDEEKSKPKYIPVYNNIGNIYLKKKQYDKALDYYNKALKNNTKAMSYARVLDNRAYCKLLSKDTIGIKRDFFKSLFLRDSLKNKGGVLTSKIHISDYYKYIKDTTKALQYAQEANVLAKELKNGGDYLTTLNQLANLDSKNTKKYLDRYIEFNDSLISAERRIQNKFTRIEFETDEYIAEAERLNQQRIWILVTSIGGLLILSLFYFLRVQKAKNEKLKFEAAQQKANEEVYLLTLQQQAKLEKERINERNRISAELHDGVLGKLFGTRVSLGFLAMQMQPETQEKHQTYLDELQEIEKEIRDVSHKLSDSFDNSSINFTTLLSELLKDKSAIGNFRYELNSEKTIPWDEIDNITKANIYRIVQEALQNIIKHAKAKSVILDVSKNDKELLISLKDDGIGFDITKKKKGIGIKNITTRVQKLGGDLEFISKPHRGTTLVIKIPFRLYDVQ
- the rpsR gene encoding 30S ribosomal protein S18, which codes for MASIEQQAKGNKQGEVRYLTPLDIETKKEAKYCRFKKNGIKYIDYKDADFLMYLVNEQGKILPRRLTGTSLKYQRKVAQAIKRARHLALMPYVGDMLK